Proteins from a genomic interval of Rickettsia sp. Oklahoma-10:
- a CDS encoding uroporphyrinogen-III synthase — protein MKSVLLTRSLEENRKIIKEMSKYNLDLNYIHCTLIKYKILDFNINILDNYSNIIITSKYAAIIITKYCINQNIWVVGNTSKKLLENKGLKVAYTAKNVEDLIKHFPPNLYEQTIYLSSNEITKDLPNKIARHIIYNVEYLNELPISIIKEFEKNIDFILFYSQNSAKTLVKLLLQNNLLQYLQDSLVVAISLKVANIVRPFIKNVVYCDDQNPNYIIKLLSENAKI, from the coding sequence ATGAAATCGGTTTTATTAACTAGAAGTCTAGAAGAAAATAGAAAAATTATTAAAGAAATGAGTAAATATAATTTAGATTTAAATTATATTCATTGTACTTTAATTAAATATAAAATATTAGATTTTAATATTAATATTTTAGATAATTACTCAAATATAATAATCACTAGTAAATATGCTGCTATAATTATTACAAAATATTGCATCAATCAAAATATTTGGGTAGTAGGCAACACATCAAAAAAATTGCTGGAAAATAAAGGTTTAAAAGTAGCTTATACTGCTAAAAACGTAGAAGATTTGATTAAACATTTTCCACCTAATTTATATGAGCAGACTATATATTTATCTTCAAATGAAATTACTAAAGATTTACCTAATAAAATAGCTAGACATATCATTTATAATGTAGAATATTTAAATGAGCTGCCCATATCTATTATAAAAGAATTTGAAAAAAATATTGATTTCATATTATTTTATTCTCAGAATAGTGCTAAAACTTTAGTAAAATTATTACTTCAGAATAATTTACTCCAATATTTACAAGATAGTTTAGTTGTAGCTATAAGTTTGAAAGTTGCAAATATAGTTAGACCTTTTATAAAAAATGTGGTTTATTGTGATGATCAGAACCCTAACTATATAATCAAATTATTATCTGAAAATGCAAAAATTTGA
- a CDS encoding palindromic element RPE2 domain-containing protein → MQKFDSLFKSKNIFFIAIVIFVLSSFTLYHNRADILKLFKSDTKDLNQTFNTLEENKPNIIEDKNETLLLSTKSLLNYVSSLKLPETPHEQKLDTIVNSDSFRYKEQGEKPITNKVMNDTVGKFKSIDYTINPPKISTLDYIHYLLSVNLLVYNFMQDKNYSKELRIVKSRLLPQDIRNILNNLEAYNNNYLFSKPNSTEVIFPTNHKWLEKFIKIEKKPSVMIIKEQDKKLILEKLNYLIDFLYSEKFMQEFVNKDV, encoded by the coding sequence ATGCAAAAATTTGATAGTTTATTTAAAAGTAAAAATATCTTTTTTATAGCAATAGTAATATTTGTCTTATCTTCTTTTACTCTTTATCATAATAGAGCCGATATTTTAAAATTGTTTAAAAGTGATACAAAAGATTTAAACCAAACATTTAATACGTTAGAAGAAAATAAACCAAATATTATTGAAGACAAAAATGAAACGCTACTATTATCTACTAAATCACTTTTAAATTATGTAAGTTCTTTAAAACTCCCTGAAACACCGCATGAACAGAAACTAGACACTATAGTTAATTCAGACTCATTCAGATACAAGGAACAAGGAGAAAAACCTATAACTAATAAAGTGATGAATGACACAGTAGGTAAGTTCAAATCAATTGACTATACAATAAATCCTCCAAAAATCTCTACTCTAGATTATATTCATTACTTATTAAGCGTAAATTTATTAGTATATAATTTCATGCAAGATAAGAATTATAGTAAAGAACTAAGAATAGTAAAATCCCGCCTACTACCTCAAGATATAAGGAATATTCTAAATAACTTAGAAGCATATAATAATAATTATCTTTTTTCTAAACCAAATAGTACGGAAGTAATTTTCCCTACAAATCATAAATGGCTGGAAAAATTTATCAAAATTGAGAAAAAACCTTCTGTTATGATAATAAAAGAACAAGATAAAAAGCTCATTTTAGAGAAATTAAACTATCTCATCGATTTTCTTTATTCAGAAAAATTTATGCAGGAGTTTGTAAATAAAGATGTTTAG
- a CDS encoding tetratricopeptide repeat protein has translation MFRLLLICTTFLLLYFGFTLIESFNSKVFISLYNYNIETTLFFNLILGVLLLIFCFIVIRCLILIIDLPSKIHNILYKRKINHDKYTLILAFSEYIMSNKAKAASIARKNLSSKDLKDTQEFHNLILAITEEDIDTKIAYFQKLIKSKEFAFYGSKNLAKLYYDKSLYEKAENYAIKAYNLNELDSENLITLMRCYGKFSLWTQFTFITNKLIKFHKHDSINHMQEIAEYYLLAAKQEVESSNTTHAIDYLETAIDLNFYSGKLLEFYFTLNDKLNINKKTKILKDAFRIAPSLQLVQLFKKFTSLSDRQIYEELTQELEAQKDEIFIFAIEAYLKL, from the coding sequence ATGTTTAGGTTATTATTAATATGTACTACTTTTTTACTATTGTATTTTGGGTTTACTTTAATAGAGAGTTTTAATTCAAAAGTGTTTATTAGTTTGTACAATTATAATATTGAAACTACTTTGTTCTTTAATCTTATTTTAGGGGTTTTATTACTAATTTTTTGTTTTATTGTCATTAGATGTCTAATATTAATTATCGATTTACCATCTAAAATACATAACATTCTTTATAAACGAAAAATTAATCATGATAAATATACTTTAATTTTAGCCTTTTCAGAATATATTATGAGTAATAAAGCTAAAGCCGCTTCTATTGCCCGCAAAAATTTATCTTCTAAAGATCTAAAAGACACACAAGAATTCCATAATTTAATCTTAGCCATAACCGAAGAGGATATAGATACAAAAATTGCTTATTTTCAAAAACTTATTAAATCTAAAGAATTTGCTTTTTACGGTAGCAAAAACCTAGCAAAACTTTATTATGATAAATCTTTGTATGAGAAAGCAGAAAATTATGCAATAAAGGCTTATAATTTAAATGAACTTGATAGTGAAAATTTAATTACTTTAATGCGTTGTTACGGCAAGTTTTCTCTATGGACACAATTCACTTTTATAACGAATAAACTAATAAAGTTTCATAAACATGACTCTATAAACCACATGCAGGAAATTGCGGAGTATTACTTACTTGCAGCGAAACAAGAAGTAGAAAGTAGTAACACAACTCATGCTATAGATTATTTGGAAACAGCTATAGATCTAAATTTTTATAGTGGCAAATTGTTAGAATTTTACTTTACTTTAAATGATAAGCTTAATATTAATAAAAAGACCAAAATATTAAAAGATGCTTTTCGTATTGCCCCCTCTTTACAGTTAGTACAGCTATTTAAAAAATTTACATCTTTATCAGATAGACAAATTTACGAAGAATTAACTCAAGAGTTAGAGGCTCAAAAAGATGAAATATTCATTTTTGCAATAGAAGCTTATTTAAAATTGTAG
- a CDS encoding alpha/beta hydrolase: MPQIYFNGPEGRIEGRYAKAISPNAPIALVLHPHPLYEGNMHNKVVYNAYKILADNGYTVLRINFRGVGGSQGKFDNGVGEVVDAGAALDWLQQNNPSSQSNLILGFSFGAWIAMQLVMRRPEINHFIAISPPVNTIHKYDFSFLSPCPIPGFILQGDNDSIVSADDVKNLANRLSKQQSHIKVDYKIITGADHFFRYKTEEFSKAINDYLITIQSNYHNNNLNEAISKSQKKLFLY, encoded by the coding sequence ATGCCGCAAATTTATTTTAATGGTCCGGAAGGACGAATTGAAGGAAGATATGCAAAAGCTATCTCGCCTAATGCCCCTATTGCATTAGTGCTTCATCCTCATCCTTTATATGAGGGTAATATGCATAATAAAGTAGTTTATAATGCCTATAAAATTTTAGCAGATAACGGTTATACCGTCTTACGTATTAATTTTAGAGGAGTAGGAGGATCACAAGGTAAATTTGATAATGGAGTTGGTGAAGTTGTTGATGCTGGGGCTGCTCTCGATTGGTTACAGCAGAATAACCCAAGTTCTCAGTCTAATCTAATATTAGGATTTTCGTTTGGAGCATGGATAGCTATGCAGCTTGTAATGCGACGTCCTGAAATAAATCACTTTATTGCTATTTCACCACCGGTTAATACAATTCATAAATATGACTTTTCATTCCTTTCACCTTGTCCTATCCCAGGGTTTATATTACAGGGAGATAATGATAGTATAGTATCGGCAGATGATGTAAAAAATTTAGCAAATAGATTATCCAAGCAACAATCACACATTAAAGTTGATTATAAAATTATCACTGGTGCTGACCATTTCTTTCGTTATAAAACTGAAGAATTTTCTAAAGCAATAAATGATTATTTAATAACAATCCAATCTAATTATCATAATAATAATTTGAATGAAGCAATTAGTAAGAGTCAAAAAAAACTATTTTTATATTAG
- a CDS encoding type II toxin-antitoxin system YafQ family toxin, which translates to MANFIGKSACHIEPDSLLIYKIDEDLIIFEHTGT; encoded by the coding sequence TTGGCAAATTTTATTGGTAAAAGTGCATGCCATATAGAACCTGATTCGCTCTTAATTTATAAAATTGATGAAGATTTAATTATTTTTGAGCATACCGGAACTTAA
- the trpS gene encoding tryptophan--tRNA ligase → MKKTVLSGMQTTGSLHLGNYLGSIRNWVKMQEEYNCFFFLADLHAITVDIKPSELNNSIMEVLAIYIAAGLESDKVTIFVQSMVKEHSELAWLLNCVTPLGWLKRMTQFKDKASSEQEKAYLGLFSYPVLMAADILIYKADIVPVGEDQKQHLEITRDIAGVINRKFKKEVLKVPEPLINCSGTRIMSLQNGLKKMSKSDVSDFSRINLTDDNDLIHQKIKKAKTDHLSFVSYDKETRPEISNLLDIYRSLSEESLEKIIDHYQDQGFAKFKKDLAEIIITNLQPIRDKYLELINNQEYLLKILHKGAEKARIRASETVNELKEQFGFII, encoded by the coding sequence ATGAAAAAAACTGTTCTTTCTGGTATGCAAACCACTGGTTCTTTACATCTTGGTAACTACTTAGGGTCAATTAGAAACTGGGTTAAAATGCAGGAAGAATATAATTGTTTTTTCTTCTTAGCAGATTTGCATGCTATCACGGTTGATATTAAACCGTCAGAACTTAATAATTCAATTATGGAAGTTCTTGCAATCTATATAGCAGCAGGGTTAGAGTCTGACAAAGTAACAATTTTTGTACAAAGTATGGTAAAAGAGCATAGCGAGCTTGCTTGGCTACTAAACTGCGTTACACCACTTGGTTGGTTAAAGCGAATGACGCAATTTAAAGATAAAGCAAGTAGCGAGCAAGAAAAAGCTTACCTTGGATTATTTTCCTATCCGGTACTTATGGCAGCGGATATTTTAATATATAAAGCCGATATAGTGCCTGTCGGTGAAGATCAAAAACAGCATCTAGAGATAACAAGAGATATTGCAGGTGTGATAAATAGAAAATTTAAAAAAGAAGTGCTAAAAGTACCTGAACCGCTAATTAACTGCTCAGGCACAAGGATTATGAGTTTGCAGAACGGGTTAAAGAAAATGAGTAAATCTGATGTTTCAGATTTTTCTCGTATAAATTTGACAGATGATAATGATCTTATTCATCAAAAAATAAAAAAAGCCAAAACCGATCATTTAAGCTTTGTTAGCTATGATAAAGAGACAAGACCTGAAATTAGTAATTTATTAGATATTTATAGAAGTTTATCTGAAGAAAGTTTGGAAAAAATAATCGATCATTATCAAGATCAAGGATTTGCAAAATTTAAAAAAGATTTAGCAGAAATTATTATTACAAATCTACAACCGATACGTGATAAATATTTAGAATTAATAAATAACCAAGAGTATTTATTAAAAATACTTCACAAGGGAGCAGAAAAGGCAAGAATTAGAGCCTCTGAAACGGTAAATGAATTGAAAGAACAATTTGGTTTTATAATTTAA